One region of Armatimonadota bacterium genomic DNA includes:
- a CDS encoding helix-turn-helix domain-containing protein produces the protein MIVDREAPIYPIRTVAQLTGVNPRRIRAWEEQYHLIAPARTGGGHRLFSEEDVERIRWIKAMVDRGMSLKGIQRVLQAHPPAELAAEGRGGR, from the coding sequence ATGATCGTGGACCGGGAAGCGCCCATCTACCCCATCCGCACGGTGGCCCAGCTCACCGGCGTCAACCCCCGGCGGATCCGGGCCTGGGAGGAGCAGTACCACCTCATCGCGCCGGCGCGCACCGGCGGCGGGCACCGCCTCTTCTCCGAGGAGGACGTGGAACGGATCCGCTGGATCAAGGCCATGGTCGACCGGGGGATGAGCCTGAAAGGCATCCAGCGGGTGCTGCAGGCCCATCCACCGGCGGAGCTGGCCGCCGAGGGGAGGGGAGGCCGGTGA
- the gspE gene encoding type II secretion system ATPase GspE: protein MSDAIRLEEYKARLGLPPEDRVLEAALRYHEARAKAQQGPVEEAITLYRRLLDLLPDEPWVYVDLVDLYLLRGATEEAVGLLLALGDVYLRLGRTDGVLRAYQQAAALAPHDPQIQARLAASPAASPEAPPLPRSPAPAPPPPVTAPGSPDGQVGPPSSGPMPTRPTQMKPAESTPSAPGPTQAGTEARPQAPVRRGTRVGGRRTETLGTVLQEMGLLTPEQLSQALEIQSRTGERLGQILLDMKVITEVQLAQAMGRQWGYRYVNLTEVKVDPDAVKLIPHSLALRLRVMPVTWERGRLVLAMIDPLNVIAVDDVRLMTGQEVEPVITTEDDLLAAINRHYQMETASEAVAQEALETAESSEDEVSIELLKTLVEDAPVVRLLNTIIDEGIRQGASDIHIEPQRTGLLVRYRIDGVLHDVMKPPRDVRAALISRAKIMADLDIAERRRPQDGRIHYKSPSRTVDLRVSTLPTIFGEKVVMRILDQSTPLIGLNRLGFHSDTLRQWEQAISTPYGMILVTGPTGSGKTTTLYATLGTINSLEKNIVTVEDPVEYQLPRINQVQVNVKAGLTFASALRSILRQDPDIVMVGEMRDRETAEIGVQAALTGHLVLSTLHTNDAASAITRLVDMGIEPFLVASSTVAILAQRLARQICPHCKIAYTPPPDALKRLGLDPQREVSLFRGQGCEECRFTGYRGRIGVFELLMMSDAIRELVVRRAPSSEIKALAVREGMQTLRDDGLEKVLSGVSTIDEILRVVYVAD from the coding sequence GTGAGCGACGCCATCCGCCTGGAGGAGTACAAAGCCCGCCTGGGCCTGCCCCCGGAGGACCGGGTGCTGGAAGCCGCCCTGCGCTACCACGAGGCGCGGGCGAAGGCGCAACAGGGTCCGGTGGAGGAGGCCATCACCCTCTACCGCCGTCTCCTCGACCTGCTGCCCGACGAGCCCTGGGTCTACGTGGATCTGGTGGACCTGTACCTGCTGCGCGGGGCGACCGAGGAGGCGGTGGGCCTGCTGCTGGCCCTGGGGGACGTCTACCTCCGCCTGGGGCGCACCGACGGGGTGCTGCGAGCCTACCAGCAGGCGGCGGCCCTGGCCCCCCACGACCCGCAGATCCAGGCCCGCCTGGCCGCCTCTCCCGCCGCGTCGCCTGAGGCTCCCCCCCTGCCGCGCAGTCCCGCGCCTGCCCCTCCGCCTCCCGTCACCGCCCCGGGCTCCCCGGACGGGCAGGTGGGACCGCCTTCGTCGGGGCCCATGCCGACCCGGCCCACGCAGATGAAGCCCGCCGAGAGCACACCCTCCGCCCCCGGCCCGACACAGGCCGGGACGGAGGCGCGGCCCCAGGCCCCGGTGCGGCGCGGCACCCGGGTGGGGGGGCGGCGCACCGAGACCCTGGGGACGGTGCTGCAGGAGATGGGGCTGCTCACCCCCGAGCAGCTCTCCCAGGCCCTGGAGATCCAGAGCCGCACCGGGGAACGGCTGGGGCAGATCCTCCTGGACATGAAGGTGATCACCGAGGTGCAGCTGGCGCAGGCCATGGGCCGCCAGTGGGGCTACCGCTACGTCAACCTGACCGAGGTGAAGGTGGACCCCGACGCGGTGAAGCTTATCCCCCACTCCCTGGCCCTGCGGCTGCGGGTGATGCCCGTGACCTGGGAGCGCGGCCGGCTGGTGCTGGCCATGATCGACCCCTTAAACGTCATCGCCGTGGACGACGTCCGCCTGATGACCGGGCAGGAGGTGGAGCCGGTCATCACCACCGAGGACGACCTGCTGGCGGCCATCAACCGCCACTACCAGATGGAGACGGCCAGCGAGGCGGTGGCGCAGGAGGCCCTGGAGACGGCCGAGTCCAGCGAGGACGAGGTCTCCATCGAGCTATTGAAGACCCTGGTCGAGGACGCTCCTGTGGTCCGCCTGCTGAACACCATCATCGACGAGGGCATCCGCCAGGGGGCCAGCGACATCCACATCGAGCCGCAGCGGACCGGCCTGCTGGTGCGCTACCGCATCGACGGGGTGCTGCACGACGTGATGAAGCCGCCGCGGGACGTGCGCGCCGCCCTCATCTCCCGGGCCAAGATCATGGCCGACCTGGACATCGCCGAGCGGCGCCGCCCGCAGGACGGGCGCATCCACTACAAGTCCCCCAGCCGCACCGTGGACCTGCGGGTCTCCACCCTGCCCACCATCTTCGGGGAGAAAGTGGTGATGCGCATCCTGGACCAGTCCACCCCGCTCATTGGCCTTAACCGGCTGGGCTTCCACAGCGACACGCTGCGCCAGTGGGAGCAGGCCATCAGCACCCCCTACGGGATGATCCTGGTCACCGGACCCACCGGCAGCGGCAAGACTACCACCCTCTACGCCACCCTGGGGACCATCAACAGCCTGGAGAAGAACATCGTCACCGTGGAGGACCCGGTGGAGTACCAGTTGCCGCGGATCAACCAGGTGCAGGTCAATGTCAAAGCCGGGCTGACTTTCGCCAGCGCCCTGCGCAGCATCCTCCGCCAGGACCCGGACATAGTCATGGTGGGGGAGATGCGCGACCGGGAGACCGCGGAGATCGGCGTGCAGGCGGCCCTCACCGGGCACCTGGTTCTCTCCACCCTGCACACCAACGACGCCGCCTCGGCCATCACCCGGCTGGTGGACATGGGGATCGAGCCCTTCCTGGTGGCTTCCTCCACCGTGGCCATCCTGGCGCAGCGCCTGGCCCGCCAGATCTGCCCCCACTGCAAGATCGCCTACACCCCGCCCCCCGACGCGCTGAAGCGGCTGGGACTGGACCCGCAGCGGGAGGTCTCCCTCTTCCGCGGCCAGGGGTGCGAGGAGTGCCGCTTCACAGGCTATCGGGGACGCATCGGCGTCTTCGAGCTGCTGATGATGAGCGACGCCATCCGCGAGCTGGTGGTGCGGCGCGCCCCCTCCTCGGAGATCAAGGCTCTGGCTGTGCGGGAGGGGATGCAGACCCTGCGCGATGACGGCCTGGAGAAGGTCCTCTCCGGCGTCTCCACCATCGATGAGATCCTGCGGGTGGTCTACGTCGCCGACTGA
- a CDS encoding type II secretion system protein → MWPTSARPSVPRLPAARAGRVSRPGPAGMTLIEVLVVMGLMAALAGSMTTLVGAAVRSKLIVAVRSADTETARQTLEWMSERLRNAGLNLVPAEQSEARCRDMVVAEDAALRPTATAVYVSGEILNSDTVAGNEVITLGYFLGPDPETGTQVVLEYQQSCAPGAAPVTIPLSDPRVTVTALTFDYYSSAGLRVVDLASPAEIRRIRLIRITLTVQASQGSSGVQAQTWTRDVMLRNPEPNANAWKNPNEDI, encoded by the coding sequence ATGTGGCCAACTTCAGCACGCCCTAGCGTGCCCCGTCTCCCTGCAGCGAGGGCCGGACGGGTATCCCGGCCCGGTCCCGCCGGGATGACCCTGATCGAGGTGCTGGTGGTGATGGGACTGATGGCGGCGCTGGCGGGATCCATGACCACGCTGGTGGGGGCGGCGGTCCGCAGCAAGCTCATCGTGGCGGTGCGCTCTGCCGACACAGAGACGGCGCGGCAGACCCTGGAGTGGATGTCGGAGCGGCTGCGCAACGCCGGGTTGAACCTGGTCCCCGCAGAGCAGAGCGAGGCGCGCTGCCGGGACATGGTCGTGGCTGAAGACGCCGCCCTGCGGCCCACAGCGACGGCGGTATACGTCAGCGGGGAGATCCTGAACAGCGATACGGTCGCCGGCAACGAGGTGATCACCCTGGGCTACTTCCTGGGTCCCGATCCGGAGACGGGCACCCAGGTCGTCCTGGAATACCAGCAGTCCTGCGCCCCGGGGGCCGCACCGGTTACCATCCCCCTCTCCGACCCTCGGGTCACGGTGACGGCCCTGACCTTCGACTACTACTCCAGCGCCGGCCTGCGGGTAGTGGACCTGGCCTCCCCAGCAGAGATCCGGCGCATCCGCCTGATACGAATCACGCTCACGGTCCAGGCGTCGCAGGGCTCCTCCGGCGTGCAGGCCCAGACCTGGACGCGCGACGTGATGCTGCGCAACCCCGAGCCCAACGCCAATGCCTGGAAGAACCCCAACGAGGACATCTAG
- a CDS encoding DUF4143 domain-containing protein, with the protein MEVLTLWPLSQGEIDGVVEDFIDRAFASTFSLRATVVPREEVARRIACGGFPQVVLRASSRRPAWFRSYLTTISQRTVRDLAAIERLHEVPRLLSALAGRMGALLNAADLSRTLGIPLTTLQRYLALLQTAFLLYLLPAWTPGVRRRLLKSPKILLVDTGLAAHLVGLDSRGMLANVELWGAFVEAFVVVELLKQTGWSATRCSLYHFRTARGEEVDVVLEAPDGRVVGVEIKAAVSIDAGDFRGLRVLAQAAGRRFLRGILLYFGEEAVPFGDNLYALPISGLWQVPQPRVIGRSGRAARRGQSAT; encoded by the coding sequence ATGGAGGTCCTCACCCTGTGGCCACTCTCGCAGGGCGAGATCGACGGTGTGGTCGAGGACTTCATTGATCGGGCCTTTGCTTCCACATTTTCCCTGCGGGCCACCGTGGTGCCTCGGGAAGAGGTAGCGCGGCGTATCGCCTGCGGGGGATTCCCCCAGGTTGTCCTCCGGGCCTCCTCCCGTCGTCCCGCATGGTTCCGCTCCTACCTTACCACGATATCGCAGCGCACCGTGCGCGACCTGGCGGCGATCGAGCGGCTGCACGAGGTCCCGCGGTTGCTCAGCGCGCTGGCGGGGCGGATGGGGGCCCTGCTGAATGCCGCCGACCTCTCCCGCACCCTGGGAATTCCGCTGACCACCCTGCAGCGGTACCTGGCGCTCCTGCAGACAGCATTCCTCCTGTATCTCTTGCCGGCGTGGACGCCGGGGGTGCGCCGGCGCCTGCTGAAGTCCCCCAAGATCCTGCTGGTTGACACCGGGCTCGCCGCGCATCTGGTGGGGCTGGACAGTCGGGGCATGCTGGCGAACGTGGAACTGTGGGGAGCGTTTGTCGAGGCGTTTGTGGTCGTTGAATTGCTCAAGCAGACCGGGTGGAGCGCCACGCGCTGCTCGCTGTACCACTTCCGTACCGCGCGGGGGGAGGAGGTGGACGTGGTCCTGGAGGCCCCCGACGGCAGAGTGGTCGGCGTGGAGATCAAGGCGGCCGTCTCCATCGACGCCGGCGACTTCCGGGGGTTGCGCGTCCTGGCCCAGGCCGCCGGGCGGCGCTTCCTCCGGGGAATCCTCCTCTACTTCGGCGAGGAGGCTGTGCCCTTTGGGGACAACCTGTATGCCCTGCCCATCTCCGGCCTCTGGCAAGTGCCGCAGCCGCGCGTCATTGGACGCTCCGGCCGGGCGGCCCGGCGCGGTCAGTCGGCGACGTAG
- a CDS encoding type II secretion system protein → MLIPRVGEDEAGFTLVELVVATTVLALMATTVLGGLLYGMTEARRGKVRAEAAAWVQAELDYLRLQGYSFLADDVAAGTRTLTHDGGYTTYGDLTEPRIPAGFHHAVIQARDITDPPLRKLTVMLYERADSPPYTILSTYVANFSTP, encoded by the coding sequence GTGCTGATCCCCCGCGTCGGGGAAGACGAGGCGGGCTTCACCCTGGTGGAGCTGGTCGTGGCTACCACCGTGCTGGCCCTGATGGCCACCACGGTCCTGGGCGGGCTGCTCTACGGCATGACCGAGGCGCGCCGGGGGAAGGTGAGGGCTGAGGCCGCGGCCTGGGTGCAGGCCGAGCTGGACTACCTGCGCCTGCAGGGCTACTCCTTCCTGGCCGATGATGTGGCCGCCGGGACCCGCACCCTGACCCACGACGGCGGGTATACCACCTACGGCGACCTCACCGAGCCGCGGATCCCTGCGGGGTTTCACCACGCCGTGATCCAGGCCCGGGACATTACGGATCCACCGCTGCGCAAGCTGACGGTCATGCTTTACGAGCGGGCGGACTCCCCGCCGTATACCATCCTCAGTACCTATGTGGCCAACTTCAGCACGCCCTAG
- a CDS encoding GspH/FimT family pseudopilin — MIVISVLGVVVGMSISGVRGALARERVDGWVRTITYDIAAARQAALTRRTTVTVSITSHAYTVGAADGGTLRQALLPEDIVLSTTCPAAACSFNRRGVPLAAGTITVTNTTTGRTYTVRITQGTGRVSYSEP, encoded by the coding sequence GTGATCGTGATCAGCGTACTGGGCGTCGTGGTGGGGATGAGCATCTCCGGCGTGCGCGGGGCCCTGGCCCGAGAGCGGGTGGACGGCTGGGTGCGCACCATAACCTACGACATCGCCGCCGCCCGCCAGGCCGCCCTGACGCGCCGCACCACGGTGACGGTCAGCATCACCTCCCACGCCTACACCGTCGGCGCCGCCGACGGAGGGACGCTGCGCCAGGCCCTCCTTCCCGAGGACATCGTCCTCAGCACCACCTGCCCGGCGGCTGCTTGCTCTTTCAACCGCCGCGGCGTGCCCCTGGCCGCGGGCACCATTACCGTGACCAACACCACCACCGGGCGCACATATACCGTGCGCATCACCCAGGGCACGGGTCGGGTGTCCTACAGCGAGCCCTGA
- a CDS encoding DnaB-like helicase C-terminal domain-containing protein, translated as MDYHDVEASLLSGFLRDRHLLTIALNEGFHADLLATPVAKRLVKALFDLYGRSAAVDEVAVRAYLDDHGLLSPEMERYVGAVVARTPPNAGQVIGYLDLLKARESRELLQKVHEELGAFLHKGGDRPQDMIQITSEAIGRLMEIQKRRMRKQVAPVSTALGDLVEFADRSDPVRQLGFSIRPFDRLNEVLSGLRRGFYYGLAGAPRRGKTNFALELATFIAANHRTPVLYYTWEQTRRVLGARLMARETGLNPTWILAGADPEGRSIAPRLREAVQRMARYAPYLYVVEAGRQHTLDRIRAHAYNLMQEFETSDIVIFFDYLQKIPLSEYVDDQRARTDFISTALAEMSLELNCPIFAISPLDKEGCRLDERPADEAEEFNVYNRPTMHHSMGSGDLEYDLDVAMVLAKDWKATHDLATLLESRARSEGLDPALMPKVDIINLFVDKNRDAPETASYIVQYAFFVTLNKFLEVDYKLEKEYRPDFHAFAKTQEIYTYLREGGHIPTREVAPQA; from the coding sequence ATGGACTACCACGACGTTGAGGCCTCCCTGCTCAGCGGCTTCCTCCGCGACCGCCACCTGTTAACTATCGCCCTGAACGAAGGGTTTCACGCGGACCTGCTGGCCACCCCGGTGGCCAAGCGGCTGGTGAAGGCCCTCTTCGACCTCTACGGGCGCAGCGCCGCGGTGGACGAGGTGGCGGTGCGCGCCTACCTGGACGACCACGGGCTGCTCTCTCCGGAGATGGAGCGGTACGTGGGGGCGGTGGTGGCGCGCACCCCGCCCAACGCCGGGCAGGTGATCGGCTACCTGGACCTGCTCAAGGCGCGGGAGAGCCGGGAGCTGCTGCAAAAGGTGCACGAGGAGCTGGGGGCCTTCCTGCACAAGGGGGGAGACCGGCCGCAGGACATGATCCAGATAACCAGCGAGGCCATCGGCCGGCTTATGGAGATTCAGAAGCGGCGCATGCGCAAGCAGGTCGCGCCCGTCTCCACGGCGCTGGGAGACCTGGTGGAGTTCGCCGACCGCTCTGACCCTGTGCGCCAGCTGGGATTCTCCATCCGCCCCTTCGACCGCCTGAACGAGGTCCTCTCCGGGCTGCGCCGCGGCTTCTACTACGGGCTGGCCGGAGCGCCCCGCCGGGGCAAGACCAACTTCGCCCTGGAGCTGGCCACCTTCATCGCCGCCAACCACCGCACCCCGGTCCTCTACTACACCTGGGAGCAGACACGCCGCGTCCTGGGAGCCCGGCTGATGGCCCGCGAGACCGGGCTGAACCCCACCTGGATCCTGGCCGGGGCCGACCCGGAGGGGCGCTCCATCGCCCCCAGGCTGCGCGAGGCAGTGCAGCGGATGGCCCGCTACGCCCCCTACCTCTACGTGGTGGAGGCGGGGCGGCAGCACACCCTGGACCGCATCCGCGCCCACGCCTACAACCTGATGCAGGAGTTCGAGACCTCCGACATCGTCATCTTCTTCGACTACCTGCAGAAGATCCCGCTCTCCGAGTATGTGGACGACCAGCGGGCGCGCACCGACTTCATCTCCACGGCCCTGGCGGAGATGAGCCTGGAGCTCAACTGTCCCATCTTTGCCATCTCCCCGCTGGACAAGGAGGGCTGCCGCCTGGACGAGCGTCCGGCGGACGAGGCCGAGGAGTTCAACGTCTACAACCGGCCCACCATGCACCACTCCATGGGCAGCGGGGACCTGGAGTACGACCTGGACGTGGCCATGGTCCTGGCCAAGGACTGGAAGGCCACGCACGACCTGGCCACCCTGCTGGAGTCCCGGGCGCGCAGCGAGGGGTTGGACCCGGCGCTGATGCCCAAGGTGGACATCATCAACCTCTTCGTGGACAAGAACCGGGATGCGCCGGAGACCGCTTCCTACATCGTGCAGTACGCCTTCTTCGTCACCCTGAACAAGTTCCTGGAGGTGGACTACAAGCTGGAGAAGGAGTACCGGCCCGACTTCCACGCCTTCGCCAAGACCCAGGAGATCTACACCTACCTGCGGGAGGGCGGGCACATACCCACGCGCGAGGTGGCGCCGCAGGCCTAG